One Vibrio quintilis DNA segment encodes these proteins:
- a CDS encoding PTS sugar transporter subunit IIB: protein MKKIMLCCSAGMSTSILVKKMLVEAEKRELPVDIKAFGTSDFDEQVKNYEVVLLGPQVKYMLPDLKKRANGIPVEPINISDYGMQRGDKVLDFALSLIQ from the coding sequence ATGAAAAAAATTATGTTGTGCTGCTCGGCTGGTATGTCAACAAGTATTCTCGTAAAAAAAATGCTGGTTGAAGCTGAGAAACGTGAGCTTCCTGTTGATATTAAAGCATTCGGGACGTCCGATTTTGATGAGCAGGTTAAGAATTATGAAGTAGTTTTACTTGGTCCCCAGGTCAAATACATGTTACCTGATTTGAAAAAGCGAGCGAATGGGATACCTGTTGAACCTATCAATATTTCAGATTACGGCATGCAACGTGGAGACAAAGTGCTGGATTTCGCATTGTCCCTTATTCAATAG
- the galE gene encoding UDP-glucose 4-epimerase GalE: protein MEILVTGGLGYIGSHTCVQLIEAGITPVIVDNLCNSSLEVLKRIEQLTGVQVRFCQGDIRDETFLDSVFSDHNIKSVIHFAGLKAVGESVEQPLAYYDNNVNGSLVLARCMHKAKVKSLIFSSSATVYGDPASVPLTEDAPAGATTNPYGRSKYMVEQCLSDLLIADPAWSITLLRYFNPVGAHPSGTMGEDPQGIPNNLMPFIAQVAVGRRDKLSVFGGDYPTPDGTGVRDYIHVMDLADGHIAALKAVGEQSGLHIYNLGTGQGSSVLDMVAAFSKACGHSIAYEICPRRSGDVAECWAGTDKAEKELGWKASRTIEDMTSDTWRWQSQNPDGYQS from the coding sequence ATGGAAATACTTGTTACGGGTGGATTAGGGTATATCGGCAGTCATACGTGTGTTCAGTTAATTGAGGCCGGGATAACGCCGGTGATTGTCGATAATTTGTGCAATTCAAGTCTTGAAGTATTAAAGCGGATTGAACAGTTAACCGGGGTTCAGGTTCGGTTCTGTCAGGGTGATATTCGCGATGAAACTTTTCTTGATTCTGTTTTCAGCGACCACAACATTAAGTCAGTGATTCATTTTGCCGGTTTAAAAGCTGTCGGAGAGTCTGTTGAGCAACCGCTGGCGTATTATGATAACAATGTGAACGGTTCTCTGGTTTTAGCCCGCTGTATGCATAAAGCGAAGGTTAAAAGTTTAATTTTCAGTTCATCTGCGACCGTTTATGGTGATCCGGCAAGTGTTCCGTTAACAGAAGATGCGCCAGCCGGAGCCACAACCAATCCTTATGGCCGGAGTAAGTATATGGTTGAACAATGCCTGTCTGATTTATTGATTGCAGATCCGGCATGGAGTATTACTTTACTGCGTTATTTTAATCCTGTCGGTGCGCATCCGTCTGGCACAATGGGGGAAGATCCGCAGGGCATTCCGAATAATCTGATGCCTTTTATTGCTCAGGTTGCGGTTGGTCGTCGTGATAAATTATCTGTATTTGGTGGTGATTATCCAACTCCGGATGGCACCGGAGTTCGCGATTATATTCATGTGATGGATTTAGCTGACGGTCATATTGCGGCTCTGAAAGCGGTTGGTGAGCAGTCCGGATTGCATATTTACAATCTGGGAACCGGGCAGGGGTCGAGTGTTTTGGATATGGTCGCAGCGTTCAGCAAAGCATGTGGTCATTCTATTGCTTATGAGATCTGCCCGCGCCGGTCAGGAGATGTTGCTGAATGTTGGGCAGGCACAGATAAAGCTGAGAAAGAGTTAGGCTGGAAGGCCAGCCGGACGATTGAAGATATGACATCAGATACGTGGCGCTGGCAATCACAGAATCCGGATGGCTACCAGTCCTAG
- a CDS encoding PTS sugar transporter subunit IIC, producing MSFYWMQVLVEWIQCWMLPLSRYLTKNRYLMALRDGFQLAMPFVIVGSICVPFLYPPFVLDNQNSFTQAWHFISVHYRTLWLAPYQITLGLVSLLVAFGMAASLAKHYGLPERLCGLTGCVSFLLLSGFEQDNGIEFHYLGGMGIFTAILASVYAIEIIRFFYQRNWTIRVPEEVPRITASGFLLIVPLFVILFSMTILNIGLNEHFGASFPVLVEKIFRPMIVASDTLVAVWLSILICNLLWFFGIHGSLLLTGIMYPFWMSNILDNQAALAANQPLPHIFIYGFWDFYLLVGGVGATLPLVFMALKSRSQQLKSAGKVGIVPALFNINEPILFGFPIIMNPVFLIPFILAPLVNATIAWYLTEWGLLDRFIAILPWSMPSPVGAALSANGSWRPTLMSIFAIVNAWIIYYPFFKVHERLLLEGEQQRQNRI from the coding sequence ATGAGTTTTTACTGGATGCAGGTGCTGGTGGAATGGATACAGTGTTGGATGTTGCCTTTATCCCGTTACCTCACAAAAAACCGGTACCTGATGGCACTGCGTGATGGTTTTCAACTGGCCATGCCCTTTGTCATTGTCGGAAGTATCTGTGTTCCCTTTCTTTATCCGCCTTTTGTTCTTGATAACCAGAATTCCTTCACTCAGGCATGGCATTTTATTTCGGTGCATTACCGGACTCTTTGGCTTGCGCCTTACCAAATTACTCTTGGTTTAGTTTCTTTACTGGTTGCTTTTGGCATGGCGGCCAGTCTGGCAAAACATTATGGTTTACCAGAAAGGTTATGTGGCCTGACTGGCTGTGTCAGCTTTTTACTCTTATCCGGTTTTGAGCAGGACAATGGAATTGAGTTTCATTACCTGGGGGGGATGGGGATATTTACGGCCATTCTTGCATCGGTTTATGCGATTGAAATAATTCGCTTTTTCTATCAGCGTAACTGGACGATTCGTGTCCCGGAAGAAGTTCCCCGGATTACTGCCAGCGGATTTCTGCTCATTGTTCCGTTATTTGTTATTTTGTTTAGCATGACAATCTTAAATATTGGCCTGAATGAACACTTTGGAGCGTCTTTTCCTGTTTTAGTTGAAAAAATATTTCGTCCTATGATTGTTGCTTCTGATACGTTAGTTGCGGTCTGGCTTTCAATCTTGATTTGTAATTTGCTCTGGTTTTTCGGGATTCATGGCTCTTTATTGCTAACCGGAATTATGTACCCGTTTTGGATGAGTAATATTCTCGACAATCAGGCTGCACTTGCGGCAAACCAACCGTTACCTCATATTTTTATATATGGATTCTGGGATTTTTATTTGCTGGTTGGCGGTGTAGGAGCGACGCTGCCACTGGTCTTTATGGCTTTAAAAAGTCGTTCTCAACAGCTGAAAAGTGCAGGGAAGGTCGGCATTGTTCCCGCATTGTTTAATATTAATGAACCGATATTATTCGGTTTCCCGATCATTATGAATCCGGTCTTCTTAATACCATTTATTCTGGCACCTCTGGTTAACGCTACGATCGCATGGTATCTGACTGAGTGGGGGTTACTGGATCGGTTTATTGCAATCTTGCCATGGTCAATGCCTTCTCCGGTTGGTGCTGCATTGTCAGCAAATGGTAGCTGGCGTCCTACATTGATGAGTATTTTCGCAATTGTCAATGCCTGGATCATTTATTATCCCTTTTTCAAAGTACATGAGCGTCTTTTGCTGGAAGGTGAGCAACAACGCCAAAATAGAATTTGA
- a CDS encoding LacI family DNA-binding transcriptional regulator, giving the protein MTTISDVCKLANVSKATVSRVLSGNRRVKEDTREAVMRAVEQLNYRPNQLAQTLATKVSYTVGVLTHGLNDLQLGRTVRQLERDLTQQGRCFIMANYVQNREMLEEKLSFFATKHCDAVLLVGRQFDIQWFEHLNLDRYPPLLTMNLAVPEVEGLNYDQATTTEMACNYLYSHGHTQIAMLSEAGTSGMHMQEGYRRALENRSLPYNKQLVVQHGDSAGAIGMLINRYIPFTAVLAADDHQAIEVIRTLEQYNLKVPQEVSVLSLNTDKEGAFYSPAITGFEIPEEDMLTSLTSLLDVKMSDNHLNDSGHQEFFGKLIIRESVRTLST; this is encoded by the coding sequence ATGACGACTATTTCTGATGTATGCAAACTGGCGAACGTTTCTAAAGCGACTGTCTCAAGAGTTTTGAGTGGTAACCGCCGGGTGAAGGAAGATACCCGTGAAGCAGTCATGCGCGCGGTAGAACAACTCAACTACAGGCCAAATCAACTCGCTCAAACTTTAGCGACGAAGGTCAGTTATACCGTTGGTGTGTTAACCCATGGACTGAATGACCTTCAGCTTGGGCGAACGGTCCGGCAACTGGAGAGAGACCTGACACAACAAGGCCGCTGTTTCATTATGGCGAATTATGTTCAAAATCGTGAAATGCTTGAAGAGAAGCTGAGCTTTTTTGCGACAAAGCATTGTGATGCGGTATTGCTGGTTGGCAGGCAGTTTGATATTCAGTGGTTTGAACATTTGAACCTGGACAGATATCCGCCACTACTGACGATGAATCTTGCTGTTCCGGAAGTTGAAGGACTGAATTATGATCAGGCGACGACGACTGAGATGGCATGTAATTATCTCTATTCTCACGGTCATACTCAAATAGCGATGTTATCTGAAGCCGGCACATCAGGTATGCATATGCAGGAAGGTTATCGTCGTGCTTTAGAAAACCGGAGCCTGCCTTACAATAAACAGCTGGTGGTTCAGCATGGAGATAGTGCGGGTGCTATCGGGATGCTGATTAATCGTTATATTCCTTTTACTGCAGTTCTGGCAGCAGATGATCATCAGGCCATTGAGGTGATCCGTACACTTGAACAGTATAATCTTAAGGTTCCTCAGGAAGTATCCGTGTTGAGTCTGAATACAGATAAAGAAGGGGCGTTTTATTCACCGGCGATTACTGGTTTTGAAATTCCTGAAGAAGATATGCTGACTTCTCTGACTTCATTGCTTGACGTCAAAATGAGTGATAACCATTTGAATGATTCCGGACATCAGGAATTTTTTGGTAAGCTCATTATTCGTGAATCAGTCAGGACTTTATCAACCTGA
- a CDS encoding PTS lactose/cellobiose transporter subunit IIA, translating into MLDLEEAVMGIIVNAGQSRSLCFEALSCAKAGNFDQAETLLEQANEFAKEAHLVQTKLIEEDEGTGKTQMTLVMVHAQDHLMTSILAKELITELISVYKRLPAEA; encoded by the coding sequence ATGTTAGATCTAGAAGAAGCCGTAATGGGAATCATTGTAAATGCCGGACAATCCCGCAGCCTGTGTTTTGAAGCTTTGAGCTGTGCGAAAGCGGGCAACTTTGATCAGGCAGAAACATTGCTTGAACAAGCAAATGAATTCGCAAAAGAGGCTCATCTTGTTCAAACCAAACTCATCGAAGAAGATGAAGGAACAGGCAAGACACAAATGACGCTGGTCATGGTACATGCTCAGGATCACCTGATGACTTCAATTTTAGCCAAAGAGCTTATTACTGAACTCATCAGTGTTTATAAGCGTCTTCCGGCTGAAGCCTAA
- a CDS encoding PTS sugar transporter subunit IIC: MSLYNKMVSVIEDTITPIAGKLGQQRYITSIRDGFIAALPFMIVGSFMLVFIFPPFDPETTWGFARAWLDFSKTYQTELLLPFQLSMGVMTLFISVGVAASLGKHYDLDRITTGLLSLMSFLLVAAPVKDGNISMQYFSGQGIFTALICAIYSTEVYAFLKRKNITIRLPEQVPSGVARSFEILIPVMAIILTLHPLNLFIEAETGMILPKAIMSLLQPLVSASDSLPAVLLSVFICQLLWFAGIHGSLIVTGIMNPFWMTNLAENQAALAAGEALPHIYLQGFWDHYLLIGGVGSTLPLAILLLRSRAVHLRTIGKMGVIPGLFNINEPILFGAPIVMNPVFFFPFILVPMINAVLAYAATSMDLLPRVVSLTPWTTPGPVGASWAANWAVTPVFMCILCMVVAGLMYFPFLKAYEKTLLKQESEQQAEEDAKASEATPA, from the coding sequence ATGAGTCTTTATAATAAGATGGTATCTGTGATCGAAGATACCATCACACCAATAGCCGGGAAACTTGGACAACAAAGATATATTACCTCAATTCGTGACGGTTTTATTGCAGCTTTACCGTTTATGATCGTTGGTAGTTTCATGCTGGTTTTCATTTTCCCTCCGTTTGATCCGGAAACAACCTGGGGATTTGCCAGAGCATGGCTCGATTTTTCTAAAACTTATCAAACCGAGCTGTTACTTCCATTTCAGTTGAGTATGGGTGTGATGACATTGTTTATTTCAGTTGGTGTTGCTGCCAGTCTGGGTAAGCATTATGACTTAGATCGTATCACTACTGGTTTACTGTCTCTGATGTCATTCTTACTGGTTGCCGCACCTGTCAAAGATGGCAATATTTCAATGCAATACTTCTCGGGTCAGGGTATCTTCACCGCACTGATCTGCGCGATTTATTCCACCGAAGTTTATGCATTCCTGAAACGGAAAAATATTACCATTCGTCTGCCGGAGCAAGTGCCATCAGGTGTTGCCCGATCATTTGAAATCCTGATCCCGGTAATGGCTATTATTCTGACCCTACATCCGCTGAACCTGTTTATTGAAGCAGAAACCGGGATGATTCTTCCTAAAGCAATCATGTCTTTACTGCAACCTTTAGTATCAGCTTCAGACTCTTTACCTGCGGTTTTGCTTTCTGTATTTATCTGTCAGCTTCTTTGGTTCGCTGGTATTCACGGTTCTCTTATCGTAACTGGTATCATGAACCCATTCTGGATGACTAACCTTGCAGAAAACCAGGCAGCACTCGCTGCAGGTGAAGCACTTCCTCATATTTATCTTCAAGGCTTCTGGGACCACTATCTGTTAATCGGTGGTGTTGGTTCAACGTTACCACTGGCCATTCTGTTGCTTCGCAGCCGGGCTGTTCACTTGCGAACTATCGGTAAAATGGGCGTTATTCCGGGTTTATTCAACATCAACGAACCAATTCTGTTTGGTGCACCGATTGTCATGAACCCTGTATTCTTCTTCCCATTCATTTTAGTTCCAATGATTAACGCAGTGCTTGCTTACGCGGCGACGAGTATGGACTTGTTACCAAGAGTCGTATCTCTCACTCCATGGACAACACCCGGACCTGTCGGAGCTTCCTGGGCTGCAAACTGGGCTGTAACGCCAGTCTTCATGTGTATTCTTTGCATGGTTGTTGCCGGACTGATGTACTTCCCATTCCTGAAAGCTTATGAAAAAACGTTATTGAAACAGGAAAGTGAACAGCAAGCTGAAGAGGACGCGAAAGCAAGTGAAGCGACTCCCGCATAA
- a CDS encoding MltR family transcriptional regulator, giving the protein MAEKLNENEIIEQLNQTTSVRGFFITTVGVIETAVDLLMKRIFLKDNFAVQSVVGPLLHDSGPLGDITVRLKLLYGLGVLPDQLYHDIESIIQLKNQLNDDGTEYTFTSPTILEPVKQLNIVQKIGMIQLDIQEPDDDIDLEFYQLQLHRQQQVIKSGLSLSIVEICNELNKESPF; this is encoded by the coding sequence ATGGCAGAAAAATTGAACGAAAACGAGATTATCGAACAACTGAATCAAACGACTTCCGTCAGGGGATTTTTTATTACCACCGTTGGCGTTATCGAAACTGCTGTTGACTTATTGATGAAAAGAATCTTTTTGAAGGATAATTTTGCTGTTCAATCGGTTGTGGGCCCATTACTGCATGACTCTGGTCCTTTAGGAGATATAACCGTCAGGCTAAAGCTGTTGTACGGCCTGGGAGTGCTGCCTGATCAACTCTACCATGATATTGAATCTATCATTCAACTCAAAAATCAGCTCAATGATGACGGGACTGAATATACTTTTACATCCCCGACAATTCTGGAGCCAGTCAAACAGCTCAATATCGTACAAAAAATAGGGATGATACAGCTGGATATTCAGGAACCAGATGATGATATCGATCTTGAATTCTATCAACTTCAGTTACATCGTCAGCAGCAGGTAATTAAATCAGGTTTATCTTTATCTATTGTCGAAATTTGTAATGAGCTCAATAAAGAAAGCCCCTTTTAA
- a CDS encoding glycoside hydrolase family 1 protein: protein MQYRFPDNFWWGSASSAAQTEGAALRDGKAPTNWDHWFKTQPNRFFNQVGPEDTSTFYDRFRDDIQLMKKIGHNSFRTSISWARLIPDGNGEVNQTAVDFYNALFDELVENGIEPFITLFHFDMPFSMQEKGGWENREVIDAFAQYAETCFKLFGHKVKYWFTFNEPIVPVEGGYLYDFHYPNVVDFRRAATVAYHTMLAHAKAVKHYRDLNLDGQIGIVLNLTPSYPRSQNPADLKAANIADLLFNRSFLDPAVKGEYPQALVDLLRQHDQLPDCTPEDAVLLQGGKVDILGVNYYMPRRVKARENAVNPDSPFMPEWFFDPYEMPGRKMNPHRGWEIYEKGIYDILTNLKDNYGNLPCYISENGMGVEGENRFLEDGQINDQYRIEFVREHLRWLHKGISEGANCLGYHMWTFIDNWSWSNAYKNRYGFVQLDLETQTRTIKKSGEWYAEVSKNNGF from the coding sequence ATGCAGTACAGATTTCCTGATAATTTCTGGTGGGGCAGTGCCTCATCAGCTGCCCAGACCGAAGGCGCTGCCCTTCGGGATGGCAAAGCACCAACGAACTGGGATCACTGGTTCAAAACGCAGCCAAACCGATTCTTTAATCAGGTCGGTCCTGAAGATACATCGACATTTTATGATCGTTTTCGTGACGACATTCAGTTAATGAAGAAAATCGGACATAACAGTTTCAGGACTTCAATCTCCTGGGCTCGTCTTATTCCTGATGGCAATGGTGAAGTCAATCAAACTGCTGTTGATTTTTATAACGCGCTTTTTGATGAACTCGTTGAAAACGGTATTGAGCCTTTCATTACCCTGTTCCATTTCGATATGCCATTCAGCATGCAGGAAAAAGGTGGATGGGAAAACCGGGAAGTCATCGATGCATTTGCACAATATGCTGAAACCTGCTTTAAGTTATTCGGTCATAAAGTTAAATACTGGTTTACATTTAACGAACCAATTGTCCCGGTAGAAGGCGGATATCTGTACGATTTCCATTACCCTAATGTTGTGGATTTTCGCCGTGCAGCAACAGTGGCTTACCATACAATGCTTGCACACGCGAAAGCAGTCAAACACTATCGTGACCTGAATCTGGATGGTCAGATTGGTATCGTACTCAATCTGACACCCTCATATCCTCGTTCACAAAATCCGGCTGATTTAAAAGCAGCCAATATTGCGGACTTACTTTTCAACCGTAGTTTCCTTGATCCGGCAGTCAAAGGTGAATACCCCCAAGCCTTAGTTGACCTGCTCCGTCAACACGATCAATTACCGGACTGCACGCCAGAGGATGCGGTACTGCTTCAAGGTGGAAAAGTCGATATTTTGGGTGTCAACTACTACATGCCACGCAGAGTGAAAGCACGGGAAAATGCAGTCAATCCCGACTCACCATTTATGCCTGAATGGTTCTTTGACCCATATGAAATGCCTGGCCGTAAAATGAATCCTCACCGGGGATGGGAGATTTATGAAAAAGGTATCTATGACATTCTGACGAACCTGAAAGATAACTACGGCAACCTGCCTTGTTATATTTCAGAAAATGGGATGGGTGTTGAAGGTGAAAACCGCTTCCTGGAAGATGGGCAAATTAATGATCAGTACCGTATAGAATTCGTTCGGGAACATCTGCGCTGGTTACATAAAGGGATCAGTGAAGGGGCAAATTGCCTTGGTTATCACATGTGGACATTCATTGATAACTGGTCCTGGAGTAATGCATACAAAAACCGTTACGGTTTTGTGCAACTTGATTTAGAGACACAAACCAGAACCATTAAGAAAAGTGGTGAATGGTATGCAGAAGTTTCAAAAAATAACGGATTTTAA
- a CDS encoding helix-turn-helix domain-containing protein produces MNKKQVSLPNFEYLAGKQVTEKLRTLFNLKNTKALAELLNVPASTIATWHQRKVCPYEVVIRTHLSKGVSIKWLLLDEGDPYPNMTPYQHESQQPKTRPLANIDLFLLKNGKVHPYNTLTLDQLFLDELNISNVIAVREGDKTYIIDQEATNATNGTYLIELDGLQSFCQMQRLPGKQLAIAFNETMLTVNEDDVQVNGKVMLTIAKGD; encoded by the coding sequence ATGAATAAAAAACAAGTTTCATTACCAAATTTTGAGTATCTGGCTGGTAAGCAAGTCACAGAAAAACTTCGAACTCTGTTTAATCTGAAAAATACTAAGGCACTGGCCGAACTGCTCAATGTACCAGCATCAACAATCGCCACCTGGCATCAAAGAAAAGTTTGCCCCTACGAGGTTGTTATCCGGACGCATTTGAGTAAAGGTGTGTCTATTAAGTGGCTGTTGCTTGATGAAGGTGACCCTTATCCGAATATGACGCCATATCAGCATGAGTCTCAGCAACCCAAAACCAGACCACTGGCAAACATCGATTTATTCCTGCTAAAAAATGGCAAAGTACACCCTTACAACACACTGACTCTTGATCAGTTGTTTTTGGATGAACTCAATATATCCAACGTCATTGCTGTACGGGAAGGTGACAAAACATATATTATCGATCAGGAAGCAACCAACGCGACCAATGGAACCTATCTGATTGAATTAGATGGCCTGCAATCATTTTGTCAGATGCAACGATTACCGGGAAAACAGCTTGCCATTGCATTTAATGAAACGATGCTGACAGTCAACGAAGACGATGTTCAAGTTAACGGAAAAGTAATGCTGACAATCGCAAAAGGTGATTAA
- a CDS encoding phage repressor protein CI, translated as MSKKQVSLPSYDYLTGKQVTERLCELFNAKNMRALSQMLEISPSTIATWHQRDICPYEVAIRTHLRKGVSLKWLLLGEGDPYPNASPHTYQPDKEEVRHLVDIDLFTIKNGQLREQGIMTFDQIFLDELGITNVIAIRDAENTYIVDQESTNAVNGIYLIEFDGFFSLNAIQRLPGKKLAIRFQDTTLTVNETELNVTGQVAFLTTRLLNASSNQFIREAEAFSGESS; from the coding sequence ATGAGTAAAAAACAAGTTTCATTACCTTCCTATGACTATTTGACCGGGAAGCAGGTCACAGAAAGACTCTGTGAGTTATTTAATGCAAAAAATATGAGGGCTTTATCTCAAATGCTTGAAATATCGCCTTCTACGATTGCGACATGGCATCAAAGAGATATCTGTCCCTATGAAGTTGCAATTCGTACGCATTTGCGAAAAGGTGTTTCTCTCAAATGGCTTTTGTTAGGAGAAGGAGATCCTTATCCCAATGCTTCACCACATACTTATCAGCCCGATAAGGAAGAAGTCAGGCACCTTGTTGATATTGACTTATTTACCATCAAAAATGGTCAGCTCAGAGAACAGGGAATTATGACATTTGACCAGATTTTCCTGGATGAACTGGGAATAACCAACGTCATTGCGATTCGGGATGCGGAAAATACCTATATCGTTGATCAGGAATCAACCAATGCTGTCAATGGTATTTATCTGATTGAATTTGATGGTTTCTTTTCTCTTAATGCGATACAGCGTCTGCCAGGTAAAAAGTTAGCCATTCGTTTTCAGGATACAACACTGACCGTAAACGAGACCGAATTAAATGTCACAGGGCAGGTCGCCTTCCTGACCACAAGATTATTGAACGCTTCTTCGAATCAATTTATCAGGGAAGCTGAAGCGTTTTCCGGTGAATCATCATAA
- a CDS encoding helix-turn-helix domain-containing protein, translated as MSYEKVKTYDYLKGTDFTKNLKKLTRRKNYQELSRLLDIPKSTFSTWNRNQRTPYEVIARVHLAMHIPVKELALPQHIPATEIHPSLQCKRPAMPIVRDTENNYEILLSEAQHTQWAAVLHSFPRACPVSNAGSEQPQQKSQTKYNTSRMIDAVEIETQDYVYLINREMLNIGSGRFLIDINGKIYIQYLRKVSGHSLLNHEKQALNDSAAGTTKILGYVIAMTKKTYR; from the coding sequence ATGTCATATGAAAAGGTTAAAACATACGATTATCTTAAAGGCACTGATTTTACAAAAAACCTGAAAAAATTAACCCGGCGTAAAAACTATCAGGAGCTTTCCCGGCTGCTTGATATCCCGAAATCAACCTTCAGCACCTGGAACCGGAACCAAAGAACACCTTATGAAGTCATTGCAAGAGTTCATCTGGCAATGCATATTCCGGTCAAAGAGCTCGCGCTGCCTCAGCATATACCTGCAACAGAAATACATCCTTCCCTACAGTGTAAACGACCTGCAATGCCGATTGTGCGGGATACAGAAAATAACTACGAAATTTTACTTTCAGAAGCACAACATACACAATGGGCAGCAGTGCTCCACAGCTTTCCCCGTGCCTGCCCGGTCAGCAATGCCGGTTCTGAACAGCCACAGCAGAAATCACAGACAAAATATAACACTTCCCGGATGATTGATGCGGTCGAAATCGAAACACAAGATTACGTTTACCTGATCAATCGTGAAATGCTCAATATCGGCTCAGGACGTTTTCTGATTGATATCAACGGAAAAATTTATATTCAATATCTCCGCAAAGTATCCGGCCATTCTCTCCTGAACCACGAAAAGCAGGCACTGAATGACAGTGCTGCCGGAACAACAAAAATTCTGGGGTATGTAATCGCGATGACAAAAAAAACATACCGGTAA
- the tnpA gene encoding IS200/IS605 family transposase, which yields MGDYRSSSHVYWRCKYHIVWTPKYRFKILKGNVGKELYRSIYILCNMKDCEVLELNVQQDHVHLVVIVPPKVSISTLMGMLKGRSAIRLFNKFPHIRKKLWGNHFWARGYFVDTVGVNEEIIRRYVRHQDKKDQEYEAQLELKMN from the coding sequence ATGGGCGACTATAGAAGTTCATCACATGTCTATTGGCGTTGTAAATACCATATAGTTTGGACGCCGAAATACAGATTCAAGATCCTGAAAGGTAACGTAGGTAAGGAGCTTTATCGCTCAATCTATATTTTATGCAATATGAAAGATTGCGAGGTCTTGGAACTAAATGTTCAGCAAGATCATGTTCATCTGGTTGTGATAGTTCCACCAAAAGTGTCTATCTCAACGTTGATGGGGATGTTGAAAGGACGTTCGGCAATCCGGTTGTTTAACAAATTCCCGCATATAAGAAAGAAGCTCTGGGGAAATCATTTTTGGGCAAGAGGTTACTTTGTCGATACGGTTGGCGTAAATGAAGAAATCATCAGACGTTACGTCAGACACCAAGATAAGAAAGATCAAGAATACGAGGCGCAGTTAGAGTTGAAGATGAACTAA